Proteins encoded within one genomic window of Drosophila subpulchrella strain 33 F10 #4 breed RU33 unplaced genomic scaffold, RU_Dsub_v1.1 Primary Assembly Seq33, whole genome shotgun sequence:
- the LOC119559704 gene encoding uncharacterized protein LOC119559704 has protein sequence MQRRQVHRWREWGGGAPPPKRKQQKAKRPQKRRKTAKAADQEGAANQKAASRGRLARRWLARRRLSRRRLARRRPPIRLMAKRNQQKGKRPQKRSKTAKTASQEATVDKAK, from the exons ATGC AACGTAGACAAGTTCATCGTTGGAGAGAATGGGGAGGGGGGGCTCCCCCCCCCAAACGCAAACAGCAAAAGGCCAAAAGGCCACAAAAGCGCCGCAAGACTGCGAAGGCGGCTGATCAGGAGGGGGCGGCTAATCAGAAGGCGGCTAGCCGGGGGCGGCTAGCGAGGAGGTGGCTAGCCAGGAGGCGGCTATCCAGGAGGCGCCTAGCCAGGAGGCGGCCGCCGATAAGGCTGATGGCCAAACGCAACCAGCAAAAGGGCAAAAGGCCACAAAAGCGCAGCAAGACGGCGAAGACGGCTAGCCAGGAGGCGACCGTCGATAAGgctaaataa